One region of Microbacterium sufflavum genomic DNA includes:
- a CDS encoding DUF937 domain-containing protein, whose translation MALDDILSQVPIDDIAKKLGVSHDEAKTAVEQGGAVLLGGLAKNAETPEGSDAIQKALKKHEGATGAASVDDIDQADGGKIVAHILGSKEKEVTTQLTESKATPGIDFGKLLPILAPIVMGLIANATKDKTAKTEPTAEGSGGIGDVIGGILGGGGQSGSGSGGGLGDVLGGLLGGGSGSGGGIDLGGILGGLFGGKK comes from the coding sequence ATGGCCCTCGACGACATCCTCAGCCAGGTTCCGATCGACGACATCGCGAAGAAGCTCGGCGTCTCGCACGACGAGGCGAAGACCGCGGTCGAGCAGGGCGGCGCGGTGCTGCTCGGCGGGCTGGCGAAGAACGCGGAGACCCCCGAGGGCTCCGACGCGATCCAGAAGGCGCTCAAGAAGCACGAGGGCGCGACGGGCGCCGCCTCGGTCGACGACATCGACCAGGCCGACGGCGGCAAGATCGTCGCGCACATCCTCGGGTCGAAGGAGAAGGAGGTCACCACGCAGCTCACCGAGTCGAAGGCGACCCCGGGCATCGACTTCGGCAAGCTCCTGCCGATCCTCGCCCCCATCGTGATGGGGCTGATCGCGAACGCGACGAAGGACAAGACGGCGAAGACGGAGCCGACGGCCGAGGGCTCCGGAGGGATCGGCGATGTGATCGGCGGCATCCTCGGCGGCGGCGGTCAGAGCGGCTCGGGCTCGGGCGGCGGCCTGGGCGACGTGCTGGGCGGCCTGCTCGGCGGCGGCAGTGGCTCGGGCGGCGGGATCGACCTGGGCGGCATCCTGGGCGGGCTGTTCGGCGGCAAGAAGTAA
- a CDS encoding alpha/beta hydrolase: MSLPGLIDDPARGDVGAVTGAATAFTTRATSARARKGDADTALAGLTSMTASASDALGARVLLLAQRFGEAAEGLDGISAAITTYATDLEALKGEAARRLRAAQNAYDHIFVRRAEALNAASEFVTGWALPWDAVLPSWMYLDDPGYLHRWQAAIDAYHAARSSYNALADERATIDQRAVTALAAVPLVVAVTQGGKVGPGGFSAAGLIWAGDVNGITAESLAGLGDPGIIRETWNAMDEETRTALLAASSLLLGNLNGIPIRDRVTANHKNIRDEIARREAEIARLQALVDSLKTGDRADAWEAKGYLDEIAKLREPIDYWQSLLDQDYTWWDESERKHTDKGAGARVVVFDPGADAVGTYHGPIDPTTGDIPAWIRNVAVSVPGTTTTMTSFGDGTGAQLYRSAGPDTAVFQWAGGTFPQLELPGPTDASYSRDLAPKLVDFVAGIDKPSGSTLTVLGHSYGGATVGLAEKAGLVADRILYVSAAGMGAGVSGVEDFPHTSGVPHYSMMARGDLVVGLIQGNGAGQMHGQSPLTADGVTRLETGWIQDERGGRVVDLEDYNVEGNGTPRGIDSHSSVYDPRSVAFDNIIAVITGGDAMLFAPDDVYNPRPIVVPGGAPIVQAPVRTDGIDKPDFVPEYARIEG, encoded by the coding sequence ATGAGCCTGCCCGGACTGATCGACGACCCCGCCCGCGGCGACGTGGGTGCGGTGACCGGTGCGGCCACCGCGTTCACCACCCGCGCGACCTCCGCCCGCGCACGCAAGGGTGACGCCGACACCGCGCTCGCGGGTCTGACGTCGATGACCGCCTCCGCGTCCGACGCCCTCGGTGCACGCGTCCTGCTCCTCGCGCAGCGGTTCGGGGAGGCCGCGGAGGGCCTCGACGGCATCTCCGCCGCGATCACGACGTACGCCACCGACCTCGAGGCGCTGAAGGGCGAGGCCGCCCGCCGGCTCAGGGCGGCGCAGAACGCCTACGACCACATCTTCGTCCGACGCGCCGAGGCGCTCAACGCCGCCAGTGAGTTCGTCACCGGGTGGGCGCTGCCCTGGGACGCGGTGCTGCCGTCGTGGATGTACCTGGACGACCCGGGCTACCTGCACCGCTGGCAGGCGGCGATCGACGCGTACCACGCCGCCCGTTCCTCCTATAACGCGCTGGCCGACGAGCGCGCGACGATCGATCAGCGCGCCGTGACCGCGCTCGCCGCGGTGCCCCTGGTCGTCGCGGTGACCCAGGGCGGGAAGGTCGGCCCCGGCGGCTTCTCGGCCGCCGGGCTCATCTGGGCCGGCGACGTCAACGGCATCACGGCGGAGTCGCTCGCCGGGCTGGGCGACCCCGGCATCATCCGCGAGACGTGGAACGCGATGGACGAGGAGACCCGCACGGCGCTCCTGGCGGCATCCTCCCTCCTGCTCGGCAACCTCAACGGCATCCCGATCCGTGACCGCGTCACCGCGAACCACAAGAACATCCGCGACGAGATCGCGCGACGCGAGGCTGAGATCGCCCGGTTGCAGGCGCTCGTGGATAGCCTCAAGACGGGCGACCGCGCGGACGCGTGGGAGGCGAAGGGCTACCTCGACGAGATCGCGAAGCTCCGAGAGCCGATCGACTACTGGCAGAGCCTGCTCGACCAGGACTACACGTGGTGGGACGAGAGCGAACGCAAGCACACCGACAAGGGCGCCGGTGCGCGCGTCGTCGTGTTCGACCCTGGTGCCGACGCGGTGGGCACCTACCACGGCCCCATCGACCCGACGACCGGCGACATCCCCGCCTGGATCCGCAACGTCGCCGTGTCGGTGCCGGGTACCACGACCACGATGACCAGCTTCGGCGACGGCACCGGCGCGCAGCTGTACCGCTCGGCCGGACCCGACACGGCCGTGTTCCAGTGGGCCGGCGGCACGTTCCCGCAGCTGGAGCTCCCCGGTCCGACCGATGCCTCCTACTCGCGCGACCTCGCCCCGAAGCTCGTGGACTTCGTCGCCGGGATCGACAAGCCGAGCGGTTCGACCCTGACCGTGCTGGGGCACAGCTACGGCGGCGCGACCGTGGGCCTCGCGGAGAAGGCAGGGCTCGTCGCCGACCGCATCCTCTACGTCTCGGCGGCCGGCATGGGGGCGGGAGTGAGCGGCGTCGAGGACTTCCCGCACACCTCGGGCGTGCCGCACTACTCGATGATGGCGCGCGGCGATCTCGTCGTCGGTCTCATCCAGGGCAACGGTGCCGGCCAGATGCACGGGCAGTCGCCACTCACGGCCGACGGCGTGACGCGCCTGGAGACCGGGTGGATCCAGGACGAGCGCGGCGGACGCGTCGTCGACCTGGAGGACTACAACGTCGAGGGGAACGGCACACCGCGCGGTATCGACAGCCACAGCTCGGTGTACGACCCGCGCTCCGTGGCCTTCGACAACATCATCGCCGTGATCACCGGCGGCGACGCGATGCTGTTCGCACCGGACGACGTCTACAACCCGCGGCCGATCGTGGTGCCGGGTGGCGCCCCGATCGTCCAGGCCCCGGTGCGCACCGACGGCATCGACAAGCCGGACTTCGTGCCGGAGTACGCGAGGATCGAGGGATGA
- the hpt gene encoding hypoxanthine phosphoribosyltransferase, with the protein MRAAEIQDDLAQILVTEEEITAKLEELAARVAADYQGKDLLLVGVLKGAVMVMADFARALPFHAPMDWMAVSSYGASTKSSGVVQIRKDLDTDLHGKHVLIVEDIIDSGLTLSWLLENFESRGAESIEVLALLRKPEAAKVEIDCKYVGFDIPVEFVVGYGLDYAERYRNLRDVAVLAPHVYS; encoded by the coding sequence ATGCGCGCCGCGGAGATCCAGGACGACCTTGCACAGATCCTCGTCACCGAGGAGGAGATCACCGCGAAGCTGGAAGAGCTCGCCGCGCGCGTCGCGGCCGACTACCAGGGCAAAGACCTCCTGCTGGTGGGCGTGCTCAAGGGGGCGGTCATGGTCATGGCCGACTTCGCGCGGGCTCTGCCGTTCCACGCCCCGATGGACTGGATGGCGGTGTCGAGCTACGGCGCGAGCACCAAGTCCAGCGGCGTCGTGCAGATCCGCAAGGACCTCGACACCGACCTGCACGGCAAGCACGTGCTCATCGTGGAGGACATCATCGACTCCGGCCTCACCCTGAGCTGGCTGCTGGAGAACTTCGAGTCGCGCGGTGCCGAGTCGATCGAGGTACTGGCGCTGCTGCGCAAGCCCGAGGCCGCGAAGGTCGAGATCGACTGCAAGTACGTCGGCTTCGACATCCCGGTCGAGTTCGTGGTGGGCTACGGCCTCGACTACGCCGAGCGCTACCGCAACCTCCGCGACGTCGCGGTCCTCGCGCCGCACGTCTACAGCTGA
- the ftsH gene encoding ATP-dependent zinc metalloprotease FtsH codes for MDVKKLTRNPLIYVALIGVLLFGGFLLISNLGAPKQITTQQGLELLSGKTVTEVVTTDGDQRVDMTLSKPFEGSENVQFYYVEARADEVVSAIDAAAPKDGFNDAVPRATWFDGFLSLLLPLVLLGLLFWWLLSSMQGGGGKVMQFGKSKAKLVNKETPTVTFADVAGADEAIEELHEIKEFLQDPAKFQAIGARIPKGVLLYGPPGTGKTLLARAVAGEAGAPFYSISGSDFVEMFVGVGASRVRDLFSQAKENAPAIIFIDEIDAVGRHRGAGMGGGNDEREQTLNQMLVEMDGFDPNANVIVIAATNRPDILDPALLRPGRFDRQIGVDAPDLKGRQKILEVHSKGKPLSKSVDLEVVARKTPGFTGADLANVLNEAALLTARSNAQLIDNRALDEAIDRVIAGPQRRTRVMKDKEKLITAYHEGGHALAAAAMNYTDPVTKITILPRGKALGYTMVLPIDDKYSVTRNELQDQLTYAMGGRVAEEIVFHDPTTGASNDIEKATSIARKMVIEYGMTTQVGPVKLGTEGGDMFVARDMGRGREYSEKVAERVDAEVRALIEQAHNEAYAVISENRDILDRLALALLEEETLDHNRIAEIFTEVKKLPERPLWLSSEDRPVSERPPIEVPKKDVSLAASVEAPSAAPRAQQGSAGAGNPRPATA; via the coding sequence ATGGATGTGAAGAAGCTCACCCGCAACCCGCTGATCTACGTCGCACTGATCGGCGTGCTGCTCTTCGGCGGATTCCTGCTGATCTCGAACCTGGGTGCGCCGAAGCAGATCACGACGCAGCAGGGCCTCGAGCTCCTCTCGGGCAAGACCGTCACCGAGGTCGTCACGACCGACGGCGACCAGCGCGTCGACATGACCCTGTCGAAGCCGTTCGAGGGTTCCGAGAACGTGCAGTTCTACTACGTCGAGGCGCGGGCGGACGAGGTCGTCTCCGCGATCGACGCGGCCGCCCCGAAGGACGGCTTCAACGACGCGGTGCCGCGCGCGACCTGGTTCGACGGCTTCCTCTCGCTCCTCCTCCCGCTCGTGCTCCTCGGCCTGCTGTTCTGGTGGCTGCTGTCGTCGATGCAGGGCGGTGGCGGCAAGGTCATGCAGTTCGGCAAGTCCAAGGCCAAGCTCGTCAACAAGGAGACGCCCACCGTCACGTTCGCCGACGTCGCCGGTGCCGACGAGGCGATCGAGGAGCTCCACGAGATCAAGGAGTTCCTGCAGGACCCGGCGAAGTTCCAGGCGATCGGCGCCCGCATCCCGAAGGGCGTGCTGCTGTACGGCCCTCCCGGAACCGGCAAGACGCTCCTCGCCCGTGCCGTCGCCGGGGAGGCCGGTGCCCCCTTCTACTCGATCTCCGGCTCGGACTTCGTCGAGATGTTCGTCGGCGTCGGCGCCTCGCGCGTGCGCGACCTGTTCAGCCAGGCGAAGGAGAACGCCCCCGCGATCATCTTCATCGACGAGATCGACGCCGTCGGCCGCCACCGCGGCGCCGGCATGGGCGGCGGCAACGACGAGCGCGAGCAGACGCTGAACCAGATGCTCGTCGAGATGGACGGCTTCGACCCGAACGCGAACGTCATCGTGATCGCGGCCACCAACCGCCCCGACATCCTCGACCCCGCGCTGCTGCGCCCCGGTCGCTTCGACCGCCAGATCGGCGTGGACGCGCCCGACCTCAAGGGCCGGCAGAAGATCCTCGAGGTGCACAGCAAGGGCAAGCCGCTGTCGAAGAGCGTCGACCTCGAGGTCGTCGCCCGCAAGACCCCGGGTTTCACCGGCGCCGATCTCGCGAACGTGCTCAACGAGGCCGCTCTGCTCACCGCGCGGTCGAACGCGCAGCTGATCGACAACCGCGCCCTCGACGAGGCCATCGACCGCGTGATCGCCGGCCCGCAGCGCCGCACCCGCGTGATGAAGGACAAGGAGAAGCTCATCACGGCGTACCACGAGGGTGGTCACGCGCTCGCCGCCGCCGCGATGAACTACACCGACCCGGTGACCAAGATCACGATCCTCCCGCGCGGCAAGGCCCTCGGCTACACGATGGTGCTGCCGATCGACGACAAGTACTCCGTCACCCGCAACGAGCTGCAGGATCAGCTGACCTACGCGATGGGCGGCCGCGTCGCGGAGGAGATCGTCTTCCACGACCCGACCACCGGGGCATCGAACGACATCGAGAAGGCGACCTCGATCGCCCGCAAGATGGTCATCGAGTACGGCATGACCACGCAGGTCGGCCCGGTCAAGCTCGGCACCGAGGGCGGCGACATGTTCGTGGCCAGGGACATGGGCCGCGGTCGCGAGTACTCCGAGAAGGTGGCGGAGCGGGTCGACGCCGAGGTGCGCGCCCTCATCGAGCAGGCGCACAACGAGGCGTACGCGGTGATCAGCGAGAACCGCGACATCCTCGACCGTCTCGCGCTGGCGCTGCTCGAGGAGGAGACCCTCGACCACAACCGCATCGCCGAGATCTTCACCGAGGTCAAGAAGCTGCCCGAGCGCCCGCTGTGGCTGTCGAGCGAAGACCGTCCGGTGTCGGAGCGCCCGCCGATCGAGGTCCCGAAGAAGGACGTGTCGCTCGCGGCCTCCGTCGAGGCGCCGTCCGCTGCCCCGCGTGCGCAGCAGGGATCGGCAGGAGCAGGCAACCCCCGCCCCGCGACGGCGTGA
- the folE gene encoding GTP cyclohydrolase I: MTVDRERVERLTRELLEAIGEDPDRPGIKQTPARMAELYAEFFSGVGEDPGAPLAHTISVTRGPAPDTLPSGAVLLRDIRFRSVCEHHLLPFAGHAHIAYLPGEQVVGLGALVRVVEILAARPQVQERLGEQIADTIAEHLDTRGVLVVLDASHGCVTMRGGRQTEASTLTIAARGEYTDAVARAELVTLIGMSVPSAGAR; this comes from the coding sequence GTGACGGTCGACAGGGAGCGCGTCGAGCGGCTCACCCGCGAGCTGCTGGAGGCGATCGGCGAGGACCCGGACCGACCGGGCATCAAGCAGACCCCGGCGCGCATGGCGGAGCTCTACGCGGAGTTCTTCTCCGGCGTGGGGGAGGACCCCGGAGCGCCCCTCGCGCACACGATCAGCGTGACGCGCGGTCCTGCCCCCGACACCCTGCCGTCCGGTGCGGTGCTGCTGCGCGACATCCGGTTCCGCTCGGTGTGCGAGCACCACCTGCTGCCGTTCGCCGGGCACGCGCACATCGCCTACCTTCCGGGCGAGCAGGTCGTCGGCCTCGGGGCGCTGGTGCGCGTCGTCGAGATCCTCGCGGCGCGGCCGCAGGTGCAGGAGCGGCTCGGTGAGCAGATCGCCGACACGATCGCCGAGCACCTCGACACGCGAGGCGTGCTGGTGGTGCTCGATGCGAGCCACGGCTGCGTCACGATGCGCGGCGGACGGCAGACCGAGGCGTCGACCCTCACGATCGCCGCGCGCGGGGAGTACACCGACGCCGTCGCCAGGGCCGAGCTCGTGACCCTGATCGGCATGTCCGTCCCGTCCGCCGGCGCGCGCTGA
- the folP gene encoding dihydropteroate synthase — translation MTGIWGIVNVTPDSFSDGGRYFDVERAVEHGLRLRADGATVLDVGGESTRPGAERVGADEEQRRVLPVIEQLAASGVPVSVDTLNAATAAAAVRAGARIVNDVSGGLADPDMRAAVAESGADYAIGHWRGFSDDMYARAEYRRVARDVAGELQERLGEAAAAGIAPSRVILDPGIGFAKAGAQNWDVLRGLDEIVALGPRVLIGTSRKRFLAEVLQGARPEDGEVTQARRDLATAVTSALAAQAGVWAVRVHDVAATRDALAVAKAWRG, via the coding sequence ATGACCGGTATCTGGGGCATCGTCAACGTCACGCCCGACTCGTTCAGCGACGGCGGCCGCTACTTCGACGTGGAGCGCGCGGTGGAGCACGGCCTGCGGTTGCGGGCAGACGGCGCGACCGTGCTCGACGTCGGCGGGGAGTCGACCAGGCCGGGCGCGGAGCGTGTCGGTGCAGACGAGGAGCAGCGTCGCGTGCTCCCCGTGATCGAGCAGCTCGCGGCGTCCGGTGTGCCGGTGAGCGTGGACACGCTGAACGCCGCCACGGCCGCGGCGGCCGTGCGCGCGGGCGCCCGGATCGTGAACGACGTGTCGGGCGGCCTCGCCGATCCGGACATGCGTGCGGCCGTCGCCGAGTCGGGCGCCGACTACGCGATCGGCCACTGGCGCGGCTTCTCGGACGACATGTACGCGAGGGCGGAGTACCGCAGGGTGGCGCGCGACGTCGCGGGCGAGCTGCAGGAGCGGCTGGGGGAGGCCGCCGCCGCCGGCATCGCCCCGTCGCGAGTGATCCTCGACCCCGGGATCGGCTTCGCGAAGGCCGGGGCACAGAACTGGGACGTGCTGCGCGGCCTCGACGAGATCGTCGCGCTCGGCCCGCGCGTGCTCATCGGCACCTCGCGCAAGCGGTTCCTCGCCGAGGTGCTGCAGGGTGCACGGCCCGAAGACGGCGAGGTGACGCAGGCGCGGCGCGATCTGGCGACCGCCGTCACGAGCGCCCTCGCCGCGCAGGCCGGGGTCTGGGCCGTCCGGGTGCACGACGTCGCCGCGACGCGCGACGCGCTCGCGGTCGCGAAAGCCTGGCGCGGCTGA
- the folB gene encoding dihydroneopterin aldolase, protein MDFLDEIVLTGLTVFGRHGVYAHEREEGQEFTIDLRLRLSLEQAAGSDDVADTVHYGELAERVAAVVAGEPVNLIETLAERIAAVALDDRRVQGVTVTVHKPHAPIPLEFADVAVTVHRTRAPETLEDITV, encoded by the coding sequence ATGGACTTCCTCGACGAGATCGTGCTGACAGGGCTGACGGTGTTCGGCCGCCACGGGGTCTACGCGCACGAGCGCGAGGAGGGGCAGGAGTTCACGATCGACCTGCGTCTGCGGCTCTCGCTGGAGCAGGCCGCCGGATCGGACGACGTGGCCGACACGGTGCACTACGGCGAACTGGCGGAACGCGTGGCCGCGGTGGTCGCCGGCGAGCCGGTCAACCTCATCGAGACCCTGGCGGAGCGCATCGCCGCGGTCGCCCTCGACGACCGTCGCGTGCAGGGCGTCACCGTCACGGTGCACAAGCCGCACGCGCCCATCCCGCTGGAGTTCGCCGATGTGGCCGTCACGGTGCACCGCACCCGGGCGCCGGAGACCCTGGAGGACATCACGGTATGA
- the folK gene encoding 2-amino-4-hydroxy-6-hydroxymethyldihydropteridine diphosphokinase, with amino-acid sequence MSRNLTRPPDVPAPRPGRPETVAVVALGANLGDRQETIRAAVERIRRLPLVSDVRVSRLFETVAVRLDGPDPDAPGYVNAVALVTTRLAPEILLSMLHAIEDENGRVREERWGDRTLDLDLIAYGDVESDDPRLELPHPRAAERLFVLEPWLDVDPGAALVGHGRVDDLVAGLRARGDA; translated from the coding sequence ATGAGCCGCAATCTCACGCGCCCGCCCGACGTTCCCGCCCCGCGTCCCGGTCGCCCGGAGACGGTCGCGGTCGTGGCGCTCGGGGCGAACCTGGGCGACCGGCAGGAGACGATCCGCGCGGCCGTCGAGCGCATCCGTCGGCTGCCGCTGGTGAGCGACGTGCGCGTCTCGCGGCTGTTCGAGACGGTGGCGGTGCGCCTCGACGGTCCCGACCCCGACGCCCCGGGCTACGTCAACGCGGTCGCGCTCGTCACCACGCGGCTGGCGCCGGAGATCCTGCTGAGCATGCTGCACGCGATCGAGGACGAGAACGGGCGCGTGCGGGAGGAACGGTGGGGCGACCGCACGCTCGACCTCGACCTCATCGCGTACGGCGATGTCGAATCGGACGACCCGCGGCTGGAGCTGCCGCATCCGCGCGCGGCCGAGCGCCTGTTCGTGCTGGAGCCGTGGCTCGACGTCGACCCCGGCGCCGCACTGGTCGGACACGGACGCGTCGACGACCTCGTGGCGGGGCTGCGGGCGCGGGGCGACGCATGA
- a CDS encoding DUF3180 family protein codes for MKRTSVGLLAVLALLGGAVGFALDQMLTAGGRATFTPSLLLPVLLVLIAIAALGVAWPVRRSVRSGTRIDPFRALRAATLARASSLLGAIMAGFGAGLLLFLLTRPIDPPVGSTVAMAALIASAVVLVVAALIAEQFCTLPKDPDDSEPRDRAPEPGGGH; via the coding sequence ATGAAGCGCACGTCCGTCGGGCTGCTCGCCGTGCTCGCCCTCCTCGGGGGCGCCGTGGGGTTCGCGCTCGACCAGATGCTGACCGCGGGAGGGCGGGCCACGTTCACGCCGTCGCTGCTGCTGCCCGTGCTGCTCGTGCTCATCGCGATCGCGGCGCTCGGAGTCGCCTGGCCGGTGCGCCGCAGCGTCCGCTCCGGAACGCGTATCGACCCGTTCCGCGCGCTTCGTGCCGCGACACTGGCGCGGGCGTCGAGCCTGCTCGGCGCGATCATGGCCGGCTTCGGCGCAGGACTGCTGCTCTTCCTTCTGACGAGGCCGATCGATCCGCCGGTAGGGTCGACAGTGGCGATGGCCGCGCTGATCGCGAGTGCAGTCGTGCTCGTCGTGGCCGCCCTCATCGCTGAACAGTTCTGCACCCTCCCGAAGGATCCTGATGACTCAGAACCCAGAGACCGCGCCCCTGAACCCGGCGGAGGGCACTGA
- a CDS encoding PH domain-containing protein — translation MTQNPETAPLNPAEGTDLDALDRGTYTQLRTARNEARLELDGTWHQISPRYVVSQIVQNVIFLVIVAVAAVVLNVVLEQDWVWIPAGAIILITLITLVILPRQARAIGYMLRADDIVFRKGILWQRMIAVPYGRMQLVDITQGPLDRAFGVSQLKMVTAAATTGVQIPGLTQAAAEALRDTLIQVAETRRTGL, via the coding sequence ATGACTCAGAACCCAGAGACCGCGCCCCTGAACCCGGCGGAGGGCACTGACCTCGACGCGCTGGACCGCGGCACGTACACGCAGTTGCGCACGGCGCGCAACGAGGCGCGCCTCGAGCTCGACGGCACGTGGCACCAGATCTCGCCGCGGTACGTCGTGTCGCAGATCGTGCAGAACGTCATCTTCCTGGTGATCGTCGCCGTCGCCGCGGTGGTGCTGAACGTCGTGCTCGAGCAGGACTGGGTCTGGATCCCCGCGGGCGCGATCATCCTGATCACCCTGATCACGCTCGTGATCCTCCCGCGGCAGGCGCGCGCGATCGGCTACATGCTGCGCGCGGACGACATCGTGTTCCGCAAGGGGATCCTGTGGCAGCGCATGATCGCCGTGCCGTACGGGCGCATGCAGCTGGTCGACATCACGCAGGGCCCGCTCGACCGGGCGTTCGGCGTGTCCCAGCTGAAGATGGTGACGGCGGCGGCGACGACGGGCGTGCAGATCCCCGGACTCACCCAGGCGGCGGCCGAGGCCCTGCGCGACACGCTCATCCAGGTGGCCGAGACCCGCCGGACCGGCCTGTGA
- a CDS encoding PH domain-containing protein yields MSEAQLPGSAVGQAAAPSTNLADGEWHRMHPLTPLFKGGLALIIVAGIVIANMRDRVIAWLVGMFTPEEAHYGDYTGGDPVDWVLSNNLALVALLGVLALVVVLVAIFWFVWRFQQFRITGDHVEVRKGIIFRSHRRAPLDRVQGVNLTRPFPARIIGLAKLEVVGAGNDANVELEYLATPRAEGVRAEILRLASGARAARHAAMNPGAEVPGERVSARSQLVGSMNQGVTGLIAGVDLEDVVPESVVKIPTGRLIGSQVISGLLWLVFFGAIFAIAIGSTIIGVLVDGDPDGGIVLLGIGLGMGVPMVVAVVGITWAQISKSLRYSIAPTPDGVRITYGLLTTVTETLPPGRIFAVEVSQSLLWRPFGWWTIKINRMSGKSAAQQSSGSGQQFNVVLPVGKRADVERVLALVLPDLPPASIPLLWEQGVVGPAADDPYRTMPQRAWWRRPFSWRRHGYAVTADGLLLRRGIVWRKLAVFPLARLQGVSLNQGPIDRAQRVSGAQVHTVPGPITGILAGLERADALALLDDVSRAAAEAASRDRTHRWSEHAVAPEPPAFTGPPPPPGARPAPFAPPVGSPAVPPVGSPPVQPPAVPPVPPAAVPPVAVPPVQPPAVQPPAAPAVQPPVGPPPVQPPAVPPVGSPAAVPPVQPPAVPPVQPPAVQPSAAPPVPPPAVQPPPVPPVQPPAVQPPPTPPVQPPVVPPTRRSSRPAPTEE; encoded by the coding sequence GTGAGCGAGGCGCAGCTCCCTGGCTCCGCGGTCGGTCAGGCCGCGGCGCCGTCGACGAACCTCGCCGACGGCGAGTGGCACCGCATGCATCCGCTCACGCCGCTGTTCAAGGGCGGCCTGGCGCTGATCATCGTGGCCGGCATCGTGATCGCCAACATGCGCGATCGTGTGATCGCATGGCTGGTCGGCATGTTCACGCCGGAGGAAGCGCACTACGGCGACTACACCGGCGGCGATCCGGTGGACTGGGTGCTCTCGAACAACCTGGCGCTCGTGGCGCTGCTCGGGGTGCTGGCGCTCGTCGTCGTGCTCGTGGCGATCTTCTGGTTCGTGTGGCGCTTCCAGCAGTTCCGCATCACGGGCGACCACGTGGAGGTGCGCAAGGGCATCATCTTCCGGTCGCACCGGCGTGCGCCGCTCGACCGCGTGCAGGGCGTGAACCTGACGCGCCCGTTCCCCGCGCGCATCATCGGTCTCGCGAAGCTGGAGGTGGTCGGGGCGGGCAACGACGCCAATGTCGAGCTCGAATACCTGGCCACGCCGCGGGCGGAGGGCGTGCGCGCGGAGATCCTGCGTCTGGCGTCGGGTGCACGGGCCGCCCGGCACGCCGCCATGAACCCGGGTGCGGAGGTGCCGGGGGAGCGGGTGTCGGCTCGGTCGCAGCTCGTCGGCTCGATGAACCAGGGGGTCACCGGCCTCATCGCGGGCGTCGATCTGGAAGACGTGGTGCCGGAGAGCGTCGTGAAGATCCCCACGGGGCGTCTGATCGGCTCGCAGGTGATCTCGGGTCTGCTGTGGCTCGTGTTCTTCGGTGCGATCTTCGCGATCGCGATCGGCAGCACGATCATCGGGGTCCTCGTCGACGGTGATCCGGACGGCGGCATCGTGCTGCTGGGGATCGGGCTCGGCATGGGCGTGCCGATGGTGGTGGCCGTCGTCGGTATCACCTGGGCGCAGATCTCCAAGTCGCTGCGCTACTCGATCGCGCCGACGCCGGACGGCGTGCGCATCACCTACGGGCTGCTCACCACCGTCACCGAGACGCTTCCGCCCGGCCGCATCTTCGCGGTCGAGGTGTCGCAGTCGCTGCTGTGGCGTCCATTCGGCTGGTGGACCATCAAGATCAACCGGATGAGCGGCAAGAGCGCGGCGCAGCAGTCCTCCGGCAGCGGCCAGCAGTTCAACGTGGTGCTGCCGGTGGGCAAGCGCGCCGATGTCGAGCGGGTGCTCGCGCTGGTGCTTCCCGACCTTCCGCCCGCGAGCATCCCGCTGCTGTGGGAGCAGGGCGTCGTGGGTCCCGCCGCGGACGACCCCTACCGCACGATGCCGCAGCGCGCGTGGTGGCGGCGGCCCTTCTCCTGGAGACGCCACGGCTACGCGGTGACCGCGGACGGGCTGCTGCTGCGGCGGGGCATCGTCTGGCGCAAGCTCGCGGTGTTCCCGCTGGCCCGACTGCAGGGCGTGTCGCTGAACCAGGGGCCGATCGATCGGGCGCAGCGGGTGTCCGGCGCGCAGGTGCACACCGTCCCCGGCCCGATCACCGGGATCCTCGCGGGGCTGGAGCGCGCGGACGCCCTCGCTCTGCTGGACGACGTCAGCCGCGCGGCCGCTGAGGCGGCGTCGCGCGACCGCACGCACCGGTGGAGCGAGCACGCGGTCGCGCCGGAGCCCCCGGCGTTCACCGGTCCGCCGCCACCTCCGGGTGCACGGCCCGCGCCCTTCGCCCCACCCGTCGGGTCGCCCGCGGTGCCGCCGGTGGGGTCGCCTCCGGTGCAGCCTCCCGCGGTGCCTCCGGTGCCGCCCGCCGCGGTGCCGCCCGTCGCGGTGCCTCCAGTGCAGCCGCCCGCCGTGCAGCCTCCCGCGGCGCCCGCGGTGCAGCCTCCGGTGGGGCCGCCTCCGGTGCAGCCTCCCGCGGTGCCTCCGGTGGGGTCGCCCGCCGCGGTGCCTCCGGTGCAGCCGCCCGCGGTGCCTCCGGTGCAGCCGCCCGCCGTGCAGCCGTCCGCGGCGCCGCCGGTGCCGCCGCCTGCGGTGCAGCCGCCGCCGGTGCCTCCGGTGCAGCCTCCCGCGGTGCAGCCGCCGCCGACGCCCCCCGTGCAGCCGCCCGTGGTTCCGCCGACCCGTCGGTCGTCGAGGCCGGCTCCGACCGAGGAATGA